The sequence TGCACTTTTGGCGGCAGAGTTGTTGCGAAGCAAGCACTTTCCATGGCTTCTTCAATGCCTGCCTTAGTGGAAGGAGTTAGGAAGAGTTGGAGAGCGAAGAACTACAACTTATGAATGTGGCCAGTGCTGTACTCAGTAGAGCTCGGCAAGCATGGCAACAAGTACCAACTGTGAATGTGTGGCAGCTTCAGCTTAGCTTGGCTTGGATTCAGTTTAAGCGCACGTTGCTTAGTTTAAGCGCACGTTGCTTAGTTACGTTTAACTCCCAACTAGTCGTGCATGCAAGCAGTATATAATATGCCCTGCTAATGATGGGCTTAGCCATTATCCTACTCCTAATGGCAAGCACAAGTACAAAGCAAGTCAATTGATTAATGAGGAACAGTGCTCAGAGGAGCAGGAGGGGGGAGGCTGCTTCCATTTTGTGCAACATGTCACAGCAGAACAGCATGGGATCCTAGGAGCCTTGAAGGAAGAACTCTCTCCCTGCTTTGCTCCTCTGAGCACAGCTCATGGTGGACAAGATTGAACAACCAAGAAGGTTACCACTTTTGGTTGGGATGAGATAATCTAATCCTAACTCagcatcaccatcatcatcagaTCCCAAGAACATACAGGGAGGGGAGGAAGCTGCTTGGATTTCTAGGCATGGCATGGCGACAAGAGCTGCAGCGGCGGCTGCTGGCGGCATGCTTTCTTGGGGTTAATTTCTTAGAGGGAAAGtctaaggaaaagaaaaggaaatgatcACTGAAATTAAGCTACATGTTTCTccattctcccttctctctctagtTTATGCGGACTGCGGCGACGAGGCTCCGTTGACGTTCTCTTGGTGGACGGCGGTGACGGTGggggcggtggaggcggcgccgTTGATGTTGAAGCCTGTGGTGGCGACCGGCGGGGACGAGGTGAGAACAGGAGGGGGAGGACTGGTGGTGGACGGGTTGAATGGTGGTGCGGAGCCGGATGCGGTTGGGGTGTGGAGTGgtgcggcggtggcgggggtGCCGGAGGAGGAGCTGCGGCGGGCGCTGTGGCCGCCGAGGAAGTTGTGCTTGTTGTTGTGCATCCAGACCTTGAAGACGCCCTTGCCGACGCCGATGTCGCGGCACCACTCGTCGACGATGGCCTCGTCGCGCTTCTGCAGCCGCCACCCGAGCCGCTCCGACAGCTCCTGCATCCGCTGCTTCTGCTCGGCGGTGAACTTGGTGCGGAAACGTTTCCTCGCCATCGCCCCGGGAGGCGGCGCGCTCGACGGCGTCAGCTGGGCCGGGAGCCTCTggaccgccgctgccgccaccgccgcgcctGGCGCTCCGGAGCCAAGAGAGAGCAGCATGTGAGGCGCCGAGGGGAAGTACGGCGGCGGAGGCTGCTGCGCCACCGGTGCC is a genomic window of Phragmites australis chromosome 17, lpPhrAust1.1, whole genome shotgun sequence containing:
- the LOC133897564 gene encoding zinc-finger homeodomain protein 9-like, with the translated sequence MEAMDVKYRPVMFPNGAAVKKVKPAAVAPAAGEPMYRECLKNHAASLGGHAVDGCGEFMPTPGANPAVPTSLRCAACGCHRNFHRRTVEGSPPPPPAPLALPPPVPASMFHGQPHRGEETPEDRLPRVIDGDDSDSDSDGSEYDEERSVSPPPPQHVTAPVAQQPPPPYFPSAPHMLLSLGSGAPGAAVAAAAVQRLPAQLTPSSAPPPGAMARKRFRTKFTAEQKQRMQELSERLGWRLQKRDEAIVDEWCRDIGVGKGVFKVWMHNNKHNFLGGHSARRSSSSGTPATAAPLHTPTASGSAPPFNPSTTSPPPPVLTSSPPVATTGFNINGAASTAPTVTAVHQENVNGASSPQSA